Genomic segment of Rhodococcus sp. W8901:
CCGGCGACATCCTCGATGGTCTGCGGGCGCTTCATCGGGATGAGCTGGTCCACCATCGCGCCGAAGATCTGCTCGGGCGCCACCCCGGCCAGGGCCGGTTCGTGCTCGGCGAGCCAGCCGGCGGACTGTCGCCACATGTCCGTCCAGATCAGGCCGGGCAGAACCGCATTGACGCGAACGGAAGGGGCGAGCGCGCGAGCCGATGATTGGGTCAACGCCAGCACGGCCGCCTTCGACGAACCGTATGCGGTCAGCAGCTCGTGCCCATTTCGGGCCGCGATCGACGAGAAGTTGACCACGGCCCCTTCACGCCCACGCGTGGCCAGCTCCGCAGCGAAGGCCTGGAGAGCGAAGAAGACCCCGCGGACGTTGACCGCGTAGGTCTTGTCCCAGGTCTCCACATCGAGTGCGTCGTACTGCCAGAATCCGCCGAGCCCGGCCACGTTGACCAGTCCGTCGAGGTCATCGTGAGCGGCGAAGGCCTCCACGACGGCCGCCTGCAACGCGCCCACGTCGCAGATGTCGACGACGTGAGTGGTCACCGCCACTCCGCAGGACCCCACTGCGGCAGCGGTTTCCGCCAACCGCTCCTTGTCGATGTCGATCAGTGCCAGCCCCCGACCTTCTGCGGACATCCGTTCGGCCACGCCGCGACCGAGGCCGCCACCGGCGCCCGTGACGAGGACCGCGCCCGCCATCTAGCGGCCCGTCCGAGCGGGCAGGTGCGCGATCGCGTTGTTCGCTGCGGCGAGGTCGTAGAGCAGTTCGTGCGTGATGACTCCGGCAACGGTGCCGTCCTCGTTGTACCCGACGATCGGGCCGTGGAAGATGCCGAACATCAGGGACTCGACCTCCTGCCTGGGCAGGTGCACGATGCCGGCCGGTTCGTAGATGTAGTGGTTGGGGCCGATGGATTCGGCCTCACCCTCATACGCCCAGCGGCCGAAGATGTTGTACGCCTCCGCGGCGCCGCAATGCATGTGCAGCGGCGCCTGCGCATTCTCCGCCACGTACAGCAGAATCGAGGCCGCACCGGTGGTCTCGTTGATGTTCAAGAGCTTGAAGGACGTTCCCGGCATCGGGAACGGGGTCCACGGGATATCGTCACAGTTGTTGACCCGGGACGCGAGACTGAGGGTCGGTCCCGTCACCGGAGAGCTCGCGCGAGCGAAGACCTCTGCGACCGGGGCGTTGGACTGCGGGTCGATCTCGGGTCCGGTCAGTTGCGGGCGGATCGGGTCGACCACATGGGCGTCGGCTCGGTGAGTGACGTTGACAGACATCGTATTTCCTCCTGTATTCGGGGACACCCCAATGCTCCGATGTGGCGGCCGTCACGTCCATGACGTATTCTCGCCCGATCGTTAGACGAATACCTAAGGTCGTGCACGATGGATCTGAATCTACGGCTCGTGCGTTACTTCGTGGCAGTCGCCGATGCCGGGACTTTCACGAAAGCAGCTGAGCAACTGCATATTGCGACACCGTCGCTGAGCCAACAGGTGCGTAAGCTCGAAGAGGCGTTGGGCGTCTCGCTGCTCGAGCGAGATCACCGCGGGGCTCGCCTCACCGAAGCCGGACTCGACTTCCTCGACGAGAGCCGAATGCTGCTGGCCGCCGCCGAATCTGCGGTGGGCGCGGCCCGTCGCCACAAGCGCAGCTCATCGGGGAGGGTGCGCCTCGGGTTCCTTGCCGGTGGGGCCGGGGAGCTGACCCGTCCGATCATCGACGAGTTCCATCGACGAGAACCCCAAGTGGAACTGGAACTGACGCAACTGGTGTGGGGAGACGAACTCTCGGCATTGACCTCCGGTCGGGTCGATATGGTCGTCGCCCGCCCGCCTCTCGAGTCGCACCCTCGGCTACGCCGGGTCGTTCTGTTCGAGGAGCCTCGTGTCCTGCTGATGGCACACGACCACCCGCTGGCCCGCCGACGGAAGCTACGAATCGTCGACCTCGCCGACGTCGTTCAGGTGGACACCCGAGAAGGGACCCGAGACTGGCGCAACTGGTGGTCGATCGATCCACGGCCGGACGGCACGCGTCCCACCTACGGCCCGATGGTGAGCAGCATCGAGGAGATGGTCCAGGTCGTCGCGACCACCGATGCGGTTGCGATCACAGGTGCAGGCGTGGCCAGTCTGTTCCGGCGAGCGGACACCACCTCGCGACCCATCGTGGACGCCGAACTGTCGACCGTCGAACTCGTTTTCCTCGCCTCGGATACACCCCGCGCCGTCGAACGTTTCGTTGCGGTTGCGCTCGGGCTGAGCGCAGTCCTCGGCACCCGCTGATCCAGAGGGCAGCGCCCCGTCACGACTTTGCTGGAGCCCAAGCTTCACTTCATTGGCGGCTTCACGGCTGCTTGGTGACAGGCCTGGCCGATCGCATCCTGGAGCGTTGTCAGCTCCGGCCTTCGGTTGCCTTCCAAAGTGCACAGGGTAACCACGCTCGGGCTGATGTCGTCGA
This window contains:
- a CDS encoding SDR family NAD(P)-dependent oxidoreductase, encoding MAGAVLVTGAGGGLGRGVAERMSAEGRGLALIDIDKERLAETAAAVGSCGVAVTTHVVDICDVGALQAAVVEAFAAHDDLDGLVNVAGLGGFWQYDALDVETWDKTYAVNVRGVFFALQAFAAELATRGREGAVVNFSSIAARNGHELLTAYGSSKAAVLALTQSSARALAPSVRVNAVLPGLIWTDMWRQSAGWLAEHEPALAGVAPEQIFGAMVDQLIPMKRPQTIEDVAGAVAYLLSADAVNVTGQSLHVDGGAVLP
- a CDS encoding cupin domain-containing protein, yielding MSVNVTHRADAHVVDPIRPQLTGPEIDPQSNAPVAEVFARASSPVTGPTLSLASRVNNCDDIPWTPFPMPGTSFKLLNINETTGAASILLYVAENAQAPLHMHCGAAEAYNIFGRWAYEGEAESIGPNHYIYEPAGIVHLPRQEVESLMFGIFHGPIVGYNEDGTVAGVITHELLYDLAAANNAIAHLPARTGR
- a CDS encoding LysR family transcriptional regulator is translated as MDLNLRLVRYFVAVADAGTFTKAAEQLHIATPSLSQQVRKLEEALGVSLLERDHRGARLTEAGLDFLDESRMLLAAAESAVGAARRHKRSSSGRVRLGFLAGGAGELTRPIIDEFHRREPQVELELTQLVWGDELSALTSGRVDMVVARPPLESHPRLRRVVLFEEPRVLLMAHDHPLARRRKLRIVDLADVVQVDTREGTRDWRNWWSIDPRPDGTRPTYGPMVSSIEEMVQVVATTDAVAITGAGVASLFRRADTTSRPIVDAELSTVELVFLASDTPRAVERFVAVALGLSAVLGTR